In Bythopirellula goksoeyrii, a single window of DNA contains:
- the cysC gene encoding adenylyl-sulfate kinase has translation MADSEKPIVVWHEHSVSRADRETLNNHRGCVVWFTGLSGCGKSTIANVVDQMLYERGVHSYLLDGDNVRHGLNATPEILGARFGEEFGKRFGLGFSQQDREENIRRVGAVAGLMSDAGLVTLTAFVSPYRADRDAVRAGLPEGDFVEVFVDASLETCESRDPKGLYKKARAGEIGNFTGISSPYEAPENAELVLDSNRLTPAELAEQVIEFLEKAGKLKEMK, from the coding sequence ATGGCCGATTCTGAAAAACCGATAGTTGTTTGGCACGAACATAGTGTCTCGCGCGCCGATCGTGAGACGCTCAATAATCATCGCGGCTGTGTGGTGTGGTTCACCGGTCTGAGTGGTTGCGGCAAGAGTACGATAGCCAATGTCGTGGACCAAATGCTTTACGAGCGTGGCGTCCACAGTTACTTGCTCGACGGCGACAACGTGCGTCATGGACTCAACGCCACGCCGGAGATCCTCGGAGCCCGCTTTGGCGAGGAATTTGGCAAGCGATTTGGCCTCGGTTTTTCGCAACAGGACCGCGAGGAGAACATCCGTCGCGTAGGAGCCGTGGCGGGACTAATGAGTGATGCCGGTTTGGTGACGCTCACGGCCTTCGTAAGCCCATACCGAGCCGATCGTGATGCCGTGCGCGCCGGGCTGCCGGAGGGCGATTTCGTTGAAGTGTTTGTCGATGCTTCCCTAGAGACCTGCGAGTCGCGAGATCCGAAGGGATTGTATAAGAAAGCTCGCGCGGGCGAGATCGGAAATTTCACGGGGATCAGCTCCCCGTATGAAGCTCCTGAGAATGCAGAACTCGTACTCGACTCAAACCGCCTCACCCCCGCAGAACTTGCTGAGCAAGTGATCGAATTTCTTGAAAAAGCTGGAAAACTCAAAGAAATGAAATAG
- a CDS encoding acyl-CoA dehydrogenase family protein, whose translation MPTTITTPDDPALESLCEQLHQLARETDITGQWPAEQLRLCGEYGVFEWFIEPEWGGQSWDQEAIVRGYLALSKACLTTTFIITQRSGSCRRIASGENDELKSLLLPGLASGDRFATVGISHLTTSRRHLATPVMRAERIDGGFLLDGFSPWVTGAAHAEHVVTGATLMKNGKATDEQLLVALPMDLPGVAAGEPAQLVGLSASHTGQVLCENVFVEERWLLAGPVENVMSLGAGAGTGGAQTSTLAVGLARAAIDFIEAEAAKRAELGVPLDALLRDYDEVYEALFAVVRGEPTCSTELLRQRANSLVLRATQAALVTAKGAGYVLGHPVGRWCREALFFLVWSCPQPVVNANLCELAGIAE comes from the coding sequence ATGCCTACAACCATCACCACCCCTGACGACCCCGCGCTGGAATCGCTGTGCGAACAGCTTCACCAGCTTGCTCGGGAAACCGATATCACGGGCCAGTGGCCGGCGGAGCAGTTGCGGTTGTGTGGAGAGTATGGTGTGTTCGAGTGGTTTATCGAACCGGAGTGGGGCGGGCAGTCCTGGGATCAAGAAGCGATAGTGCGGGGATACTTGGCCCTGAGCAAGGCGTGTCTCACCACAACGTTCATCATCACTCAGCGATCGGGGTCTTGCCGGCGGATTGCCAGTGGGGAGAATGACGAACTCAAATCACTGCTGCTTCCCGGTCTGGCTAGTGGGGATCGATTTGCCACGGTAGGGATCTCACATCTCACCACAAGTCGTCGGCATCTGGCGACGCCCGTGATGCGCGCCGAGCGCATCGACGGCGGATTTCTACTCGATGGGTTTAGCCCCTGGGTGACAGGGGCAGCTCATGCGGAGCATGTCGTTACCGGTGCAACGCTCATGAAAAATGGCAAGGCAACGGATGAGCAGCTACTTGTGGCGCTGCCTATGGATTTGCCTGGCGTCGCGGCTGGCGAACCGGCCCAGTTGGTTGGTCTGTCGGCAAGTCATACGGGTCAGGTGCTCTGCGAAAACGTATTTGTCGAAGAGCGGTGGTTGCTTGCTGGTCCCGTAGAAAACGTGATGTCGCTTGGCGCTGGTGCCGGCACAGGCGGTGCTCAGACATCGACGTTGGCCGTCGGACTGGCGCGGGCTGCAATCGATTTCATTGAGGCGGAAGCCGCCAAACGCGCGGAACTTGGTGTGCCGCTTGATGCCCTCCTTCGCGATTACGACGAAGTCTATGAAGCATTGTTTGCCGTGGTGCGGGGAGAGCCGACGTGTTCGACTGAGTTGTTGCGGCAGCGGGCCAACAGTTTAGTCTTGCGGGCGACTCAAGCGGCGTTGGTCACCGCCAAAGGGGCTGGCTATGTGCTGGGACATCCAGTGGGACGTTGGTGCCGCGAAGCGTTGTTCTTTCTTGTGTGGAGTTGTCCACAGCCAGTGGTGAACGCTAATCTGTGTGAACTGGCTGGCATCGCGGAATAA
- a CDS encoding carboxypeptidase-like regulatory domain-containing protein, which produces MTQLKFYFLWLITCCLITESLHSAESAGDTTHTISGIVMELSSGTPNVTICLCDAATGMPLSKKNYEPIDWAKFDVDSTTTEMAIILSDDKGKFRFEEVPLGTYRLIAQKWTGPYKGLFKVHGTIIQLLGVAENVVVPRPADNYQAQIVLRPPGSGIIQFDQDVGNNETFMFLSTSPPEFDPILGLQAMGPAFLQRLIGVNRMPLGKTIVVGAPDQPVYAFFFAPDNIPGYATVEVPTAKTGLVRVPPEPFVAGWSDGRKTPPPNLVELGEFLDGHALSPRQLLDIPKLSNATSEAYDKRMKELMSQLSKKIELPEGRSALVGDILAVEWYRWLNGRR; this is translated from the coding sequence ATGACTCAACTCAAATTCTACTTTCTTTGGCTGATTACCTGTTGCCTTATCACTGAGTCCCTCCACAGTGCTGAATCTGCGGGAGACACAACCCACACGATCTCAGGAATTGTGATGGAACTTAGCTCGGGTACACCGAATGTGACCATCTGTTTGTGTGATGCAGCGACGGGTATGCCGCTGTCGAAGAAAAACTACGAGCCGATTGATTGGGCCAAGTTCGATGTGGATTCGACGACGACCGAGATGGCGATTATTCTATCTGACGATAAAGGCAAATTCCGATTCGAAGAAGTTCCCTTAGGAACTTATCGGCTGATCGCCCAAAAGTGGACGGGGCCATACAAAGGCTTATTCAAGGTGCATGGCACCATCATTCAGTTGCTGGGGGTTGCGGAAAATGTCGTCGTGCCCCGTCCCGCCGATAACTATCAGGCACAGATAGTATTAAGGCCTCCTGGGAGCGGCATCATTCAATTCGATCAAGACGTTGGTAACAACGAAACATTCATGTTTCTCAGTACCTCTCCCCCTGAGTTCGATCCTATCTTGGGCCTCCAGGCGATGGGACCAGCGTTTCTCCAGAGGCTCATCGGCGTCAACCGCATGCCGCTGGGCAAGACGATCGTAGTCGGTGCTCCCGATCAACCTGTGTACGCGTTCTTCTTCGCACCTGACAACATTCCTGGGTATGCGACAGTCGAGGTTCCGACTGCTAAGACTGGACTGGTGCGTGTCCCACCCGAACCTTTTGTTGCCGGGTGGTCAGATGGTCGCAAGACTCCGCCACCCAATCTGGTTGAGCTTGGGGAATTCCTGGATGGGCATGCGCTCTCCCCACGTCAATTGCTCGATATCCCTAAACTAAGCAATGCCACGTCAGAAGCGTACGATAAGCGCATGAAGGAACTCATGAGCCAACTCTCCAAAAAGATTGAGCTTCCTGAAGGTAGATCTGCTCTTGTGGGTGATATCCTGGCGGTGGAGTGGTATCGATGGCTAAACGGCAGAAGGTAA
- the glgP gene encoding alpha-glucan family phosphorylase, with protein sequence MSQTEIPRSTSKPARDIWTEVTPQAMYDKLVAVSRNLWWSWHPEVVSLFRDLDPVRWRQLDHNPVALLAEMTPDQVAQRASEMVLFTRINQAHRRLRDYLKNTQSTWGAREGGVLGSMPVAYFSAEFGIHESVPIYSGGLGVLSGDHIKSASGLGVPLVAIGLFYDQGYFKQQLDREGWQNEEYQDTKVENLAMEPANDKNGKPIMVTIDTLDGKLMAKVWLMRVGRVPLYLLDCDVEGNRPEDRELTSRLYGGDLRTRIRQELVLGVGGVKALRALGIHPGVYHLNEGHSGFAPLEVIRERMSDDGLSFDDALRDVAQHTVFTTHTPVPAGHDRFEGKLIEEHLGPLRQHLGISYDQLMGLGRVEPQNEQETFCMTVIGLKLSRRANAVSSLHGQVSRRMWSNLWPWRVEEEIPIGHITNGVHVPSWLAHPMQLLYDRYLGPDWLGNVGDSETWQKVYEIDPGELWETHNALKSRLLEFVRRRVSRQCRRRNEDEAAVETARTVLDPSALTIGFARRFATYKRADLFMKNLDQFAELIDDVNHPVQFIFSGKAHPADEPGKKLIQAIANLRHDPRLANKIVFVEDYDINVGRHLTQGVDVWLNNPRRPLEASGTSGQKVVLNGGLNCSVLDGWWAEAYNGKNGFAIGLGKQHVDTALGDQRDADELMRVLRDEVIPLFYDRDADGLPKQWIGHMSNSIASLAARFSAHRMVMDYVKSAYLVAAGGLSSDMNMR encoded by the coding sequence GACAAGTTGGTTGCCGTTTCCAGGAATTTATGGTGGAGTTGGCATCCCGAAGTTGTCAGCTTGTTCCGTGATTTGGACCCCGTGCGTTGGCGACAGTTGGACCACAATCCGGTGGCCCTGCTGGCGGAAATGACTCCCGATCAAGTCGCCCAGCGCGCCTCGGAGATGGTGCTGTTTACTCGCATCAATCAGGCCCACCGTCGGCTGCGAGACTATCTAAAGAATACCCAGAGTACCTGGGGAGCCCGTGAGGGAGGGGTATTGGGCTCGATGCCCGTCGCCTATTTTTCCGCGGAATTTGGCATCCACGAATCAGTGCCGATCTATTCGGGCGGTTTGGGAGTGCTTTCTGGTGACCATATCAAGAGTGCCAGTGGATTGGGAGTGCCGTTGGTGGCCATTGGTCTGTTTTATGACCAGGGCTATTTCAAGCAGCAGCTCGACCGCGAAGGTTGGCAGAACGAAGAGTATCAGGATACGAAGGTCGAAAACCTGGCGATGGAGCCGGCCAACGACAAAAACGGCAAACCGATCATGGTGACCATCGATACTCTCGATGGCAAACTCATGGCCAAAGTGTGGTTGATGCGTGTCGGGCGCGTGCCGCTCTATCTGCTGGACTGCGACGTGGAAGGAAATCGTCCCGAGGATCGCGAGCTGACCAGCCGACTTTATGGCGGTGATTTGCGAACTCGCATTCGCCAAGAGTTAGTTCTTGGAGTCGGCGGTGTGAAGGCCCTTCGGGCTCTTGGAATTCATCCGGGTGTTTATCACCTCAATGAAGGGCATAGTGGTTTTGCACCTTTGGAAGTGATTCGCGAACGCATGAGCGACGATGGGTTATCGTTTGATGATGCCCTGCGCGATGTGGCTCAGCACACGGTCTTCACGACACATACGCCCGTTCCCGCCGGGCACGATCGGTTTGAAGGAAAGCTCATCGAGGAACATCTGGGGCCCCTGCGGCAACACCTTGGTATCTCCTATGATCAACTCATGGGCCTCGGCCGAGTTGAACCGCAGAACGAACAAGAAACCTTTTGCATGACGGTAATCGGCCTGAAGCTCTCCCGCAGGGCCAATGCTGTTAGCTCCCTGCATGGTCAGGTCTCCCGGCGGATGTGGTCAAACCTGTGGCCGTGGCGGGTCGAGGAAGAGATTCCTATCGGACATATCACTAATGGCGTCCACGTGCCAAGTTGGCTGGCCCACCCGATGCAATTGCTCTACGATCGCTACCTTGGCCCAGATTGGCTGGGCAATGTAGGTGACTCAGAGACATGGCAAAAGGTTTATGAAATAGATCCGGGCGAATTGTGGGAAACACACAATGCCCTCAAGAGCCGGTTGCTGGAGTTTGTGCGACGCCGTGTGAGTCGGCAATGTCGCCGGCGCAACGAAGATGAAGCTGCCGTCGAGACCGCTCGCACGGTGCTTGACCCAAGTGCCCTGACGATTGGCTTCGCTAGGCGATTTGCCACCTATAAACGGGCCGACCTGTTCATGAAGAACCTCGATCAATTCGCGGAACTGATCGACGATGTGAATCATCCCGTGCAATTCATTTTTTCTGGGAAGGCGCATCCAGCAGACGAGCCCGGCAAGAAGCTCATCCAAGCGATAGCCAACCTGCGTCACGATCCCCGGCTGGCGAACAAGATCGTGTTTGTCGAGGACTACGACATCAACGTAGGTCGACACTTGACGCAGGGTGTTGATGTTTGGCTCAACAATCCCCGCCGCCCTCTGGAAGCCTCCGGCACGAGCGGCCAGAAGGTGGTCCTCAACGGCGGACTGAATTGCTCAGTGCTAGACGGTTGGTGGGCAGAAGCCTACAACGGCAAGAACGGTTTTGCCATCGGTTTGGGCAAGCAACATGTGGACACAGCCCTTGGAGATCAACGCGATGCAGACGAGCTGATGCGTGTGCTGCGTGATGAAGTGATCCCCCTGTTTTACGACCGCGACGCCGACGGCCTGCCAAAGCAATGGATCGGCCACATGAGCAATTCGATTGCATCGTTGGCAGCCCGCTTCAGTGCCCACCGCATGGTGATGGATTACGTGAAAAGCGCCTATCTGGTTGCCGCGGGAGGCCTGAGTTCGGATATGAACATGCGATAA